Genomic window (Nitrospirales bacterium LBB_01):
CAAGATTTCTCAGCGGCTCGGCTATGAGAAACATTATTATGGGCCAACCAACCAGCCAACCAACCGAATAGATGAGACCATCGTAGCCCTTTGTTGAAACAAGCCCTGCAATTCCTAAAAAAGAAGCGGCACTCATATAGTCTCCAGCCAGTGCAAGACCATTTTGAAATCCAGTTATGCTGCGTCCAGCTGCATAGAACTCTTTAGTTGTTTTGGTGCGTTTTGCTGCCCAATAGGTAATGCCAAGGGTACTTATGATAAACAAAAGGAAAAATATTATGGAAACAGGATGGACCTGTCCGATTATAGTTTGAGTCATACATCACCTCCGACCTTATCTTTTACCTTTTTTACAAGCACATCATAGGTGTTGTTTGCCCAGCGTACGTAGATTCCGGTTAATACCCATGACATCAGTATTACACCAACAGCTATGGGAATGCCTATGGTAATACGCTCTGTGAGCATTGACGATAAAAATGGTTTGTTGAACGCTATCAGACCAATGAATCCGAAGTAAAAAACCAGTTCAAGTATGGTCAGAACTAAAGACACTGTTTGCTTCTGTCCGTAGAGCTTTTTAAAGTCCTTGTCATCCTTAAAGTTGAATGTACTCATGTCTTTTTCTCCTCCTCAAATTGTTATTAATTTAGAAATTACTAAATTCCCCTGATGTTATTGTACTAAAACCTCCTTTTGATGGATTCCCGATTCTTAGCAAATCGCCAATTTGTTTTACGCCGTAATTAACAAGCTCGTGGAGAAACCTTTGTAACAGCTGGGCTGTTACGTAAGCATCCATTATTGCGTTATGGCTGTGTGTTACAGGGATGGCATAATGTT
Coding sequences:
- a CDS encoding DUF485 domain-containing protein, whose amino-acid sequence is MSTFNFKDDKDFKKLYGQKQTVSLVLTILELVFYFGFIGLIAFNKPFLSSMLTERITIGIPIAVGVILMSWVLTGIYVRWANNTYDVLVKKVKDKVGGDV